A single Prevotella sp. E15-22 DNA region contains:
- the tilS gene encoding tRNA lysidine(34) synthetase TilS → MLNKVKKYIEKHQLLSFDKHYIVALSGGADSVCLLLAMLRLGYHVEAVHCNFHLRQEESNRDESFVVDLCNKYDIALHLIHFDTRTYAKVHKISVEMAARELRYNYFERLRQDLGFDGICVAHHQNDSAETVLLNLIRGTGIHGLTGINPCNGYIIRPLLCVNKEEITRWLVEQHQDYVTDSSNLQAEVVRNKIRLNILPLLKEINPNVENNILRAAQNLNEIVSIYDKEVSKALEKLLDGNRLDIHALLKETLPKSILFEWLKTYNYSPATIDHIYESLTSLQSGREWTSETHQLTIHQGCLLLEVKVPDLPILRIPEPGNYIYNNDCMLKIESQPQKYILKDSSYACLDKSKVSFPLTIRPIQSGDRFFPYGMKGSKLLSDYLTDRHLSIFEKRRTLVLCDKQGHIIWLVNHRPDARFCVNDLTQETLLFSFFNRKK, encoded by the coding sequence ATGTTGAATAAGGTAAAGAAATATATCGAAAAGCATCAGTTGCTTAGTTTCGACAAGCATTATATAGTTGCTTTGAGCGGTGGAGCCGACAGTGTGTGCCTCTTGCTGGCTATGCTGCGTTTGGGTTATCATGTTGAAGCCGTTCATTGCAACTTTCATTTGCGTCAAGAGGAAAGCAACCGAGATGAGTCATTTGTTGTTGATCTTTGTAATAAATATGATATTGCATTACATCTTATTCACTTTGATACAAGGACATATGCCAAGGTCCACAAAATAAGCGTCGAGATGGCTGCCCGTGAACTTAGATACAATTATTTCGAACGTTTGCGTCAGGATCTTGGGTTTGATGGAATTTGTGTGGCTCATCATCAAAACGACTCTGCCGAGACTGTTCTTCTCAACTTGATTCGAGGCACAGGAATTCACGGACTCACAGGTATTAATCCATGTAATGGATATATTATCCGACCTTTATTGTGTGTCAATAAAGAAGAAATCACGAGGTGGCTTGTTGAGCAACATCAGGATTATGTTACTGACTCGAGTAATTTGCAAGCAGAGGTTGTTAGGAATAAGATTCGTCTTAACATTCTCCCGTTGTTAAAAGAAATCAATCCAAACGTTGAGAATAATATCTTGCGGGCGGCTCAGAACCTAAACGAGATTGTTTCAATCTATGACAAAGAAGTAAGTAAAGCCTTGGAGAAACTTCTGGATGGAAACAGACTTGATATTCATGCTTTGTTAAAAGAAACATTGCCCAAAAGCATACTATTCGAATGGCTCAAGACATACAATTATTCTCCAGCTACAATCGACCACATTTATGAATCACTTACGTCTCTGCAATCAGGCAGGGAATGGACTTCTGAAACCCATCAGTTAACTATTCATCAGGGATGCTTACTCTTAGAAGTAAAGGTTCCAGACCTTCCCATTCTGCGTATACCTGAACCTGGAAATTATATCTATAATAACGATTGTATGCTGAAAATTGAATCTCAACCTCAAAAATATATTTTAAAAGATTCATCGTATGCGTGCCTGGATAAATCAAAAGTATCATTTCCATTGACTATCCGACCAATTCAATCTGGTGACAGATTCTTCCCATACGGAATGAAGGGAAGTAAATTACTAAGCGATTATCTAACCGATCGCCATTTATCAATCTTCGAGAAACGTCGTACATTAGTGCTTTGTGACAAACAAGGCCATATAATTTGGTTGGTAAATCATCGTCCTGATGCACGATTCTGCGTAAATGATTTAACGCAAGAAACATTGCTATTTTCTTTTTTTAACAGAAAAAAATAG